DNA from Misgurnus anguillicaudatus chromosome 13, ASM2758022v2, whole genome shotgun sequence:
GTCTTCTTGGTCTTTCTCCTGCCTGGTACTCTCAATGAACGTCTTAACGTGCTGTAACTTCTTACGGTGGATAGAATGAGGTCACCTGATGGTCAGGTCTTTAAACCCAGGCCGGATCCAAAACTGTGGCACATCACGGCTATCCAGGACCAGGACTGGGAAACCTATGGAATGAGGTTGTGAGATTGCCTTTTAATAGACCACCATTCTGGAGGACTTTTCAAAGCACTTCAATGGTTGGATACTGAAGTACTGTGGTTAGAAATATTGAATTGACTCAAAGATGACAGAAATGACTGTGGTCTGAATATGAAAGTCTTTTTTTACAGTACTTCAAAAATCACCATATCATTCATCTGTAATGGAGTTGTTGGAGTCTATGGGGATCTGCCAATTACTAGAACTGTTTTATGACTGCCAAAGTGGTGCAAAACTATTTGTGAGCCTTGTCGCATAACTGACAGTAATAATGTGAATACGAAAAGTACAACGCAAACCGTAAAGTGTACAGTGCTGAAAATTCTGCTGTATTAAATTGAAGTGTTCCAGGACTATTCGACGTAGATTCAAGAACTCGATAATTATACTCATTGGCTTAAAATGATCGTCTAGATATTCATATAGATCTGCTGTTTTAGTAATTACCAAACTTTCAGTATAATGCACCTTTGAAAGCTCTAAATATTAAAAAGCGCGTATAATATTTAGCAAgtaaagaaactttttttaagctTCAGGAGTATGTGATATATTGCACAGAAAGTTTTTATATGAACTCATAATTGCTAGATCTATATACAGTCCCTTTTCAGGTGGAACATATTAGGATGGATAGATAAATTTAGCACCACTTGAGAATTTATAGTACAGACAGTATAGTGATGCTGAAAGAATGCTGTACAATTATtcatataaatgttaaatacCCTCAGTATCATAATCGGTATACTGTACCTCTGTATTTACAATAATAACATCAGTTACTCATTATCACAATAACCTGCAGCATGTCTAGAGAAAAAAACCTCTACCATGGCACGCTTGATACTGGAGGTAAATGTGTGTTTTCATTTGGATTGAATGATGATGGTGTTCACACTGAATTGCACAAGAAGGTTTCCTGAGTTAGTTGTCTGAACAATAAACAGTGTCAGATCAAAACAGTGTGTCCACACCTTTATATCTTTAAAAAGCAATAGTGATTGCATGCATTTGTTGTTGTTAGAGCCGGCCCAAGCCTTTATGGGGCCCTAGGCAGAGTTTTTTTGCGGGGGCCCCTTGGTGCCACCAATACGATTGATTGActtgtataataatatattattatattatataattaccACAATGGTTCACTGCTgacattcatataaaaaaactaataataattaaattaaatatcaaaatgtcatttcgtgTGCTCTTGGAGGCCCCCTGGTGgcttgggggccctaagcaattGCTTAGTTCGCTTATGCCTTGGTCCGGCTCTGGatgttgtaatgttgttgtaTGAAAAGATTGGCCATATACATATTGATAAAACACAAGCTGGTCTCCAGACTGGTCAGGCTCCTCTATTAGCTGTTTATAGAGATATTTTGGGCACCTGTCAGTTCGTCAGGCTAAGAAACCAGCCGGTTGACCAGCAAAGTCTAGCTTGAAAACCTAAACCAACTAAAACCATCAAACCAGATTTAGCTATTTTTAAAATTGTGAAAACTAAACAACCGCTCCTTAGTAGGGGACACCGCTGTTGTTCTAACCCACTTCACAAGGACTGTCTGCTACAGCCTGGGCTATTGTGGTAAAAAGCAGCAAGTTCATTGTGTCTCCGATTATTTTCTGCCCTTTCTGCCATCTGTTCTCCTCTCACACTTCACAGCAGGAGCCTACGTCGCTGCCCTTTTACCGGGACAGTTTACCTGTTTGCCTTCGAATTTTACTCACACATACACCTATTCTCTGGGACTCTCATGGCACCGAGTGTTTTCCTGCAGGCTCTTAACAGTCTCAAAGCTGGCTTTAGTCTGGCTTTGTGATGCAGATTCAATGTCATGTCACTTTAAAGGGTCGGTCGTGGCATAGTGTTGCTAAATAATTTTTCTGTCATTCAATGTTaagttatttacattttttgactGTTGTGCTATTATTTAAATGCAAGCATAGCTTTCGTCTTCATTTGTGccagactgttacatgagtagttacacgagtaagtaaaACGTGTCGATTTTTTAAGAGGATaaaaattagaactatattgtatggcggaagagcacttagtttgaaGCACTTCGATCTTCCAGTAACATCATTTGAAACACATAGataagctacagtagccgccacccgacaaacatgtcatcgttggagacaccTTAGTAAAAAAACTGTCCGtcaagggcttctgtagaaaaatggcagcataaaaaggcgacttccatgtaaggggaccctcggtgtagattaaaaggtctcgttctaaggtaataaacacataacggttcattatgaaaggtctttatacaccccttataatatagttttgtatattattttgcatttctgtcaaaagatcctactaaaaattacacactgcaactttaattaatccctgtttggatcctaaagaatgaatggggttaggctaaatgctaacacattcacgtcgtgctgtacaaagattaagtgcacgcattgaaaaaagaaagttatgtattcattcgtctaagttgaggtaagaacatagtaaaatattgaaaaatggtggtgttttcctttaaattaaaattctgtcatcatttactcacccttttgttgttctaaacctgtatgagtatGATTTCAAGTAAGATTTCAAGGTCAAAATGAAATGAAGCCATATTCATCTAATCTGGATTTCATAGGGGCTTTAACTGTATCAGAGATAATACAAACTGAAGAAGCTGAGtaagaaagaaacaaaaaaggAGTGAGACAGAGGAACATACTTCTaatataaaaacactgaattatttCAGAAGCGGAAATACGGAAGAAAAGCTTTGTTTCTGTTGTCATTGAATAAAAGCTCCAGATGCTTATGTTACATGGATTTATTAGCATGACTCATCCCTTTCAAGGATATATTGATGGGAAGCAGGGAACAAGGTCATTTTAAGCTGTGCGATCCTCTCCTCTGGTTATTGGGTCTGATGTTTCTATGTCTGAGCCACTGTCTATCTTGGTCAGCATTTACGTGGGAAGGATCTACTACAAATGAGACAGGTTTGCCCTGTCACCATGACAACAGGAAAGATCCATATAAATCATCACAAAACTATTTTTTAGCAAAGCAAAATCTCCCTTATAGATAAACAATAAAGGATTATACATCTTTCACATGTGATCACATGACAAACGTGGTTTCATGAAGAGACTTAAAAGGGACATATCACAacaatttgactttttccatgtttaagtgctgtacttgtgtcctcagtgcttctattgacctagaaaatgtgataaagaacaacccagtaactgttttggtaaaccattctctgcaagcatgaaaaaaaggaattgaaatttggctccccttgtgatgtcaaaaggggatagtATCGCACCTTAatctatccaaccacggcactgccatttagtgcagagaccAGCTTATTCGCATTTAAAGGGTCACagccaaaaacggcacattttgctcacacctaaaaagttgcaattttaacatgatataataaacttcaatagaacttcacatatgtactctgaggacaccaaaatCCATGGCCCCTtaactttttaaaggggacatttctcaagacttttttaagatgtcaaatacagctctggtgtccccagagcgcatatgtgaagtttttgctcaaaataccatatcaataatttattatagcatgttaaagttgccactttgtaggtgtgtgcaaaaatgtcccgttttgggtgtgtcctttggaatgcaaatgagctgatgaaattcaaacactgatcacaatgatggtggtttgttgcaattaaaactcaattatgcttttctctgcactggatggcagtgctgtggttgggtGGTGCAGATtgaggggtggtattattataataagagctctttatgacatcataaggagaacaaatttcaacgacctattttttcacatgcttgtagagaatggtttaccaaaactaagttactgggttgatctttttcacattttctaggttgataaaagcactggggacccaatcatagcacttaaacatggaaaaagtcagattttcatgccatggcccctttaaaaacgtcttgtgaaatgtcccctttaaaaagttaACGAATGGCTGTATGTGATGTCTGATGTGATATTAGCAAAATATACAATCCACAAAGATTTGCTCAGATAAATTAAGCGAACCACAATACTGCCCAGACTCTTATAAACCTACAACATGCTTACATGTAaattaatgcataaatgttgGACTTTGGACAACTGGGTATTGTATTCATACAAAACATAATCTTGTTTTGTTTAGGCTATTAAGCATTTTCCTGTCAATGGCATCTAATAAATAACCTTCACAAACTTTTGAGCATTGTTGATTACTGATGTAATTACTGTCATCTTGACATTCAACTAATATTATAATTGATGAAAATGACAGTGCTTTGGTTGGCATTGGTACAAACACAAATTAACACTATTGTTAACTGTTTTTACATAACAGGCGCACTAACAAATAAAACAATGGGCCCGAGTGTATTGAGATACGCAGCTGCAGCCTCTTTTTATGCCTCAGGACTCTCGCATGCCCATGTGAGCAAACCGAGACCTTCAGACCATAACCAGCGGGGGTGTTACATGACAACGCATTagtatatattttcaaaataacaaCGGATATTCCAGTCCAATGTTAATTAGCACGTTACGATTAAATTATTGTTTTACATCGGAACAGTTTTCTGTATTGTTCTCTTAACTAAACGTTCAGATTTTACCTTTATAGCGGTTGCTGATCTCCCTCCGCTTCAGAATGGATTATTCCAGTTCTCATCACCGGAGCGAATCAATCGTTAAGCAGAATCTGTTTCAGCACCGACTGAAGTGATATCACGAGTCTTCAGGTAACATCATTTGTTTTCAATGCTAAGACTGAGGTAAAGACGATAAGGTCTTCTTAATAACCAATACAGTGGAGTTACGATATATTACATAACTGGTATTACGTTATGTCTTTGTGACCAAAAAATTTGACGTTTCAAACGGAAAAATATGACAGGCAACTTCTTGTTAATCAATGTAACTTTAATCTCGATATGGTGATtagctaacattaattagcaagCTAAGCTAGCTCAGAATTAACATCACCTGCATCTTTTGCTCAGTATCAATGTCAATCTAATAAAATCAAGTAAATATAAGTGGTATTTTGCAGAACTATTTATTTTATCGACTGTCACAGTGGGGGAAAATTATGGAGGACCAGAAACTGGAAGATCCACTTAATAAAGTGTCTCTGATCAAAGGTAAAAACACACTACTTTTGTTTAAAGGAGTTTATGTAGTTGTTTGTCAAAGGTTTGAACTGATTTATTGTGCAAATAGACGTTTACATTAAAATGTGgtcattgtatttttttaaccaaattatTTCAATAAAGTTTGAATTGATAGCTGTGTCCTGTCAGTAAAATTATTTGTGACTAACCTAACTAAACTTGACTGTATGTTGCTGCTCATAAGCTGTTGTAGTGCAGTAAAATAAACTCGTAACAAATATAATTTTGCTAAATTGAATCATGCACGGCAGAGTTTTGTCATTATTCATTGTTCGTTGAAATTTTGTAATATCATTGAGCCCTTGCTAACACTTTCAACACGTTCTTGCCTCCATTAGCTATATTGTCCATTTTCCTGTCTGCTTATCTGTCTTCCTCTTTGTCACTCTGTTtctctttttcactttttctcACTCACACACATTCACTTATAAATGAGGCCATAGCATTTCTGTGTGTCCCTGTGCTCTGTTGAGAGACTGCGTTTTGATGCAGCATGGCACGAAGAGTGTTCCCACATCAAGACCTCATGAAACCTTAATGCCTTCATCCTTAGATGCTTGTGTATGTTTGGCTTCAACATTTTGGGTGGCTGTTTTTCAGCTTAGTCATCCATGGCATGACATTCAAGGTTCAGTGGAAATACATTACTGATTGTGCTTAATATGGCCATTTATGGTGCACATCCTTGAGTTTATAAGATGAGGTCACACTTGATAAAATGCCCCAGATTTCAGCAACCCATATTTAGAAGAAAAGTAGCACATTTGCCTCCAAGTTAAATGTACAAGAGTGTTTGAATGAATCTACCATTAGTGCAATCAGTCTATTTATCTGACTGTAGACTGAAATGGTATTGGATAAAATTAGCACTTGAAGTCATTTAATAATATGACAGCTGTATAAATGCCTGGCCGTTCTTTTTGGAGCTGAGGATCCTGCCTGGTTAAAGCTATaatgatgatgacatgtttttagGATAGATCTATTCTGAGTCGGGTTATTAATTCATGGAATAAGCCCATTTTCTTACCTCAAGGGAAATTATTCGTATTTAATTAACCTTTGGAGACGGGGTTTGAACTTTGCAGTCGGGAAGTTGAAATGCTACTGATGCTGATGCAGAGATGGGGACACTGATCGCCTATTAACTGTTGATGAAAGAGTGATTCTCTGATAGCACAGCCTCATAATGGTGTCTAATTATGCATGTAATGGTTCTCATCATTGGATGTCATCAGTGGTGAATGTGTCATCTTTTATTTCCAGATGAGCTGAGCAGGAGCACTGTAGAGGCCAGTGAGTCAGAGAAGATCATCCAGCGGCTGAACCAGGAACTGCAGGAGGCTCATGAGCAGGCCAACACGAGCAAACACAAGTGTGTCGAGCTCCAAGGTAAAGCCCATATAGATGATTCGCAATTTGATTTCATTTAGGTCAGATGGAACTAAGATATTGTAAAATGTAGCACTCTCACCTTTACTTgacacatatttatatatattttaattgatAGATTGGATACTTGGATTAAACCTGCGTGTACTTTAAAATTTAAGCCATTTAAATGCATGGCACTAGCAATGCTGAGGTCATAGGTTTAATTCCCATAATGCACTatggctgtgtccgaaatagcCCTGCTGTTGATAGTTTTCAGTCACGTGATTTAAATCACCTCTCAACAGAAAAATATTAAGAGATGAACACAAACTTCAAGTTTTTGGCCCAGTTCCGAATGTTATAGTCACTAAAACCGCCAGATTTCTACCAGACCTCCACTTTGGCAATGTTTACATCTATTTCGTGGAAAATTCCTCCTataatattaaaggattagtctattttcttaaaaaaatccagataatttactcaccaccgtgtcatccaaaattttgatgtctttttttgttcagtcgaaaagaaattatgttttttgaggaaaacattccaggatttttctcactttaatggCCCGTAACAGTTTTAGtgaagtttaaaattgcagtttcaaaggactctaaacgatctcaaacgagacataagggtcttatctagcgaaacgattgtcatttttgacaagaaaaataaaaaatatgcacttttaaacaataACTTATTGTATATTTCCAGTCAtatgacgcgccagcgcgacctcgcgcaatacgtcatcacgtcaagaggtcacaaaggatgtatgcgaaactacgccccagtgtttacaagtttgAAGAAAGAGGatcgttccgacgttgttgtatgtcgtcacaaatgtgcgtttcatatatgtaacgtgACCTTTTCActgcattacgcaattacgtgaggttgcgctggcgcgtccCAGGACCAGAGATTGACGATtgagttgtggtttaaaagtgcatatattttagttttcttgtcaaaaatgacaatcgtttcgctagataagacccttatgccttttttgggatcgtttagagtcccttgaaactgcaattttaaactgcattaaaactgttatgtgttggtgtccattaaagtccataaaaatccgaacaaaaacataatttcttctcgattgagcaaagaaagacatcaacattttggatgacatggtggtgagtaaattatctgtttttttttaaatggactaatcctttaatactTTTATTTACCTATTCTCTACATTAGTTTACTAATATAGTCCATTTGAATAACatcattcatttattattaatttcagACATCAATACAATATGCCTGTCCCCTCAAATAGTGCACTATTAAGGGTATgttgtgctcctgtatagcaCAGTGGTAGAGGAGACTTTATAAcgacacaaaaggtcatgggttcgaacccaaggaacacacagacttataaaaatgtatactttgtcATGCACTGtatgttgctttggataaagcatctgcaaatgcatacatgtaaattaaaatgaaatgtttttaaatagatGTTGTGCTCACCATGCCCCCTGTTGGCTAATGGTGTGCATTACAGGTTTCTTAGAAGAGGAGAAGAGAGCGAACAAGCACCAAGCAGAGGAGTCAGCAAAACAGATGAAGGTCTTACAGAGTAAGTGATGGAGGGTGTGTCTCATATTTAGCGTGTGCGTACTTTGCAAACATTTTATAATGACCAAtggtctttgtgtgtgtgtgcatgggcATCCAGCTCAGCTCCAGAAGATGCAGGAAGAAATGGAGAACCTCAGGGATCAGAAGGAGAGTGAGGTATTCGGCATGCGACAGGAATTGCACGCAGCTCAGGAGGAAGTGCAGGTGTTGCGCCGGACTATGGAGAAAATGGCAGCCGAGCAAAAGCACGAGGTCGGCGCGCTGAAGGGGAACCTTGCAACGCTCACCTCCGAGCTGGAGAAATGGCAGTTGGCCGCCAACAAGTATGAATGGGAACTTGACAGTGTACAGGCCACTCACCAGCAGCTAAACCAGCAGAGAGACAAAGCTGCCAAACAACAAGGTACCTACAGCCCCAACTTACTGCTGATAGGCCTGCAATGTTTAGGCATAGATCTTACTTATACTTATTGAAGTTGATGTCCTGTAACCTTTAGTAGATCTTTTATGACACACAAACTTGATGTCTCATCATATTTTTGTCCAGTCAGATGCTCTCAAGGATGGTGATGTCACTCTCCTCAATACCACGTGCAACTGACTAGCAAAAAGCAAATCATGGTTTAGGGCTGTGACTTTACCAATGCTACACTAATGAAAGTGTGGTTAGTATGAAGTTAGTTTTGTACTTGTTATCTGTTATGCCACCTTACCAAATTCAGCCATATGGCGTCAATATGACCCCTATTCTTGACCTAATGAGTATGAATGAGAAGCATAATGGGTTTGTGGTAGTGCAGGTTACAAGTCAAGCCCCGGGTCCATAAAACAGCCACAGCAGTAACTTGACATACATGATTCACTTTTCTTACATCACGTTCACTGTTATGTAACTCAGTAGTGTTGTGAGTTATGTTATGTGCTGTATATATCAGCCAGTGAGTTGGAGGGTCTGCAGAAGGACTGTGAGAGCCTGCGGAGAGACTGTGCGTCCCTGAGATCAGAGAGAGATCAGCTGGCTGAAAAACAGCAGAAAGAGAAGATAAGCCTGCAGAATGAGAACAGCAGCCTGCGCTCGGAGAAAGAGCAGCTACTGAAGAAACAGCAGCAATTGGAGAAAGAGCTTGATAGGTTTATATTTCACTAAAGCAGATATATTGAAGGTGAAGTGTGTCATTTTTCATgcacagaggtggaaaaagtaataaaatattgtactcaagtaaaagtaaagttactttaataatattttacttaagtaaaagtaaagttacttgtctaaaaatctactcaagtaaaagtaaaataagtcattttaactttactcacagtaaaagttacttttttttacagcggggagaggtggaggattctagtatagttcaaaaacgacaagggaatatacatctcaaactagttgtttttaattgtaggaacatctttacaattaaagtgcaataacatgAAAAGCTTTtataaagtaagaaacatttatggaattgtttaatgatttttacatgtgagttatgcacttttgaaggtggtcagcagctagcTTGTAAACAGTGCCGGGCAGTAGCTTCACTACAAGTAGCGAAGCTAgtagtttaactacatttttcagTAGCTTGGCGGTAGCTTAGCTGCTTTCTAAATCAAATAGCTTTTCAGTAGCTATACTCTTTTTTTGACCAAGTAGTGAGGTAGCTTCCACACAAGCTACaattttccaaacatttctGAAGTCGTCCTGAATTTGAGAATAAGCGCGTCATTTGAATCGACACAGGACGTTGTTTGTTCCGTATTTTCGAGTTGTGCAGCCTTCATTCATACAAAACATTACCACTCGCATTCTGTGAAGACTCGTGCTCTACCTCTGACTGGGTTATGtcaccaagccaagctaatataaaaacatgtaataaatattacaattgaaactattaatagaatgtgctttggcgggcacctcacagactctgtgcaggcTACCTGCTGCCTGCGGGCCCACGTTGGAGACCCttgtgttaagatatgtcagggccAGGTGTTTTTGAAtaaagacagctcaaacatgcattttattctgggagtAGGATAAGTCCAGCAAACAGCCCCAAAATGTGAAGTACCTAGGCCTACATTATGCTTGTATTGCCTATAATTACCAAAATGATAAAttgaaactgaataaataattacataataaaaactggttaaaaataaaaaagtagcttggatgtagcaagctactattgatgtagcttagcttgctacatttcccaggggggtagcttcagtgtagtgaagcttcatttaatgtgaagtaactggtagcttagctcactacattttccaagtagcttgcccagcactgcttgtaaatacaatcactatagtaaggttgtaattgatgtattgctggtaacatacattattttattaaactatatatagtttaaatgagcatataatgagatgagtgccatgtctatatatacatttgacacgtttattatcttcttacttccctgacctggggacctgatgacctttattcctctctctctctctctctctctctctctctctctctctctctctctaatgtGTAATGAACAGCGCAATCTCGAGGATGTTTTGAAGTTGTGtgtgacttgacgcgaagctgatAGActtcggaagataatgcgcatggtattaaaaacgcgtcgtgcaattttgacttaagagcatgaatcctaccttttatagaaattaaacactcgcttcgcgtcagtggaaagtggtcgcttaaatatgaccaggggtttctttcataagatttgaactgaggcgggtctgcattagcgcgcgcctgtctcgtccgtctccatggttctttttgcgcgttcccccgggccccgcccatttacatccgttgcgcgtctttatcaccttgctttttaaaatctttttttactcagtaacggatatgatttaatatgtagcgaagtacaatactttaaataaaacatacttaagtaaaagtaaaagtacagattttaaaaactactcaaaaaagtaaaaatacactaaaaaactactcaattacagtaacgtgagtaaatgtaattcgttactttccacctctgttcaTGCACCACCAGATTGAAAATTTAGACTTCTGAATAACTATTTATTGCCAAAGATTTATTTAGTGGAATTTTTCTTGGTGAGCTCATCCACAAAAGTgtgaaacatttaaatacattgaaatacattgttatatacatatacaacTGTATATTTCCGCACAGTTATAAGGAATGAAATACAGATGCAGAAGAGTTGAGTGGATGAACAATCCTACAATAAGTACTATTTAACTGTTTAACTTTTCTTTGTCGTGTTGGACACGCCCACTTCCTGGAGATGGCCACTTCCTGTCACCAACGGTCGCTGTCCCTCGTGGTGCCGGAGGTCGCCGGGCTTCtattgaaattaatgagatcACATCTCTATGCTACTGCTGGTCACTCAAAGTCAGTCTATACAGGAAGTTAATCTTCTTACGAAGGCTTTGTGTAACAAAATACCGTTTACCCCCCTAAGCTAGGGGTTTTCAGACTTTTTTGTCAGTCAAACAATACATAAATagtgttgttattattattaccttCATCTggtaatttttgttttattggaacttttttatcttaaaggggacatttcacaagacttttttaaagatgtaaaataaatatttagtgtCCCCGGAGTACATAtttgaagttctagctcaaaatatcatatagataatttattatagcatgttaaaatttccactttgtaggtgtgagccatttttgggtgtgtcctttaacatgcaaatgagctgatctctgcactaaatggcagtgccatggttggatggtgcagattaagggctGGTATTATCCCCATCTGACATCACaatgggagccaaatttcaatgacctattttttcacatgcttgcagagaataggttaccaaaacgaagttactgggttgatctgtttcacattttctaggttattaaagcactggggacccaattatagcacttaaagatgGAAACGtcatgattttcatgatatgtcccctttaaaatgatTAATTTTTCATCTACTTGTGACCCCCCTGCAATTTTCTCGCAAACCACCAGGAACCAGTCTGGGAACCCTGCGCTAAGCCAATGTTATGCAATGGACTACAAAAGTTATATAATGTACAAAAAACGCTGAAAGTCGTctgagccgatggtgtagtgggcagcgcaccgacatgtggtgctttcgcactttcggcgacccgagttcgattcccggctcgtggtAATTTGCCGATCCCGTACCCCTCTCTCCTGTCCTCTCCTCAATCACTCAaggttcccatgggtccttgaaatccttgaaagtttgtgaatctggggggggatTCAAggtcctgggaagtttttgaaaatatacatacatagatacaggtcattaaagggcttaaatctattttctgggaaaaaatcgtctcccttgccatacttcctgtgtccctg
Protein-coding regions in this window:
- the slmapb gene encoding sarcolemma associated protein b isoform X2, whose translation is MEDQKLEDPLNKVSLIKDELSRSTVEASESEKIIQRLNQELQEAHEQANTSKHKCVELQGFLEEEKRANKHQAEESAKQMKVLQTQLQKMQEEMENLRDQKESEVFGMRQELHAAQEEVQVLRRTMEKMAAEQKHEVGALKGNLATLTSELEKWQLAANKYEWELDSVQATHQQLNQQRDKAAKQQASELEGLQKDCESLRRDCASLRSERDQLAEKQQKEKISLQNENSSLRSEKEQLLKKQQQLEKELDSFKKQNASLSSTVTTLEKTQTDLEKRLRALQEEHQKDTGQFNSQLEQSNSRIKELQKEYEDIQAELSGLREKHENAEEEKRSISLELQHSQERLRLQQDKENHGKWIKWMPVAATVTVAVTSYLLLKTSK
- the slmapb gene encoding sarcolemma associated protein b isoform X1; this encodes MEDQKLEDPLNKVSLIKDELSRSTVEASESEKIIQRLNQELQEAHEQANTSKHKCVELQGFLEEEKRANKHQAEESAKQMKVLQTQLQKMQEEMENLRDQKESEVFGMRQELHAAQEEVQVLRRTMEKMAAEQKHEVGALKGNLATLTSELEKWQLAANKYEWELDSVQATHQQLNQQRDKAAKQQASELEGLQKDCESLRRDCASLRSERDQLAEKQQKEKISLQNENSSLRSEKEQLLKKQQQLEKELDSFKKQNASLSSTVTTLEKTQTDLEKRLRALQEEHQKDTGQFNSQLEQSNSRIKELQKEYEDIQAELSGLREKHENAEEEKRSISLELQHSQERLRLQQDKENHLSLLQPILAVAIGLVLALLYWCLGPLW